In bacterium, the genomic window CGATAAGATGAGCAAAAGCATCGTTGTCGCAATTGAGCGCAAAGTATTGCACAAGACGTACAAAAAGTATATCAAAAAGACGGCTAAGCTGATGGCGCATGACGAACAAGAGCAAGCCGGTATCGGCGATATCGTAAAAGTAATGGAAACCCGCCCGCTGAGCAAAAATAAACGTTGGCGCTTGGTGGAAGTTGTGAAAAAAGCGGATTAATTCAGGTCATTTATTAACTGGCGAGATAAGTCATGATTCAAGAGTTTACCCGATTGACGGTTGCCGATAACTCCGGCGCAAAAAAAGTGATGTGTATCCGCGTATTGGGCGGTACCTCCAAACGCTATGCTTTCCTCGGCGATGAAATCATCGTGTCTGTGAAAGATGCGATTCCCGGCGGCACAGTCAAAAAAGGCGCTGTCGCTCGCGCGGTAGTAGTCCGTGTACGCAAGGAAATGCGTCGCAAAGACGGTTCATACATCCGCTTTGACGAGAACGCAGCCGTGCTGATCAATAAAGATAAAGAACCCACCGGAACCCGTATTTTCGGGCCGGTCGCACGCGAACTTCGTGAAAAACAATTCATGAAGATTGTGTCCCTCGCGCCGGAAGTAATCTAAGCGCGAACGAATAAGCGAAACATCAAAGGTTTTACATCATGCATATCAAAAAGAATGATCTTGTCGCCGTGATCTCCGGCGTGCACAAAGGCAAACAGGGTAAAGTCCTGAAGGTCCTCACGGATACCGGTAAGGTGATCGTCGAAGGTATTAATTTACGCAAGAAACACATTAAGCCGAATCCGAAAAATCCGCAAGGCGGCATTCAGGAAAAAGAAAATGCGATTCCGGCAAGCAAAGTCATGCTTGTACATGGCGGCAAGCCGACGCGTACGGGTGCGAAAAAACTGGAAGACGGATCCAAAGTGCGCATTGCCAAAAAATCCGGCGAAGTGATCAATTAAGACGTATTATAATTTTAGAGGAACGTTAGAGCCATGGCGAAGGAAGCGAAAGAGAAAAAAGGCAAAGATAAAGCGGCAGCAACCGGCGTAGAAATACCTTCCGGAAAACGTGCGGCCGTAGGTAAAGACTACAAAGCCCGCCTCGGTGAAGAATACCGTAAACGTGTGGTTCCTGCGCTGATGAAAAAATTCAGCTATAAGAATATCATGCAAGTCCCTAAGATCGAAAAAGTCGTGATCAATATGGGCGTCGGTATGGCGACACAAGAGCCGAAACTTTTGGATGCGGCGGTCAATGATCTTTTGATCATCACGGGTCAGAAACCCACTATCCGCAAAGCGAAAAAAGCTATTTCCAATTTCAAATTACGCGAAGGCGTAGGTATCGCTTGCTTTGTCACCTTGCGTCGTGCCGCGATGTACGAATTTCTTGATCGGTTGATCAATATTGCCGTACCGCGTATTCGCGATTTCAAAGGCGTTCCTGATAAATCGTTTGACGGCCGCGGTAACTATACGTTAGGCGTCAAAGAACAGATTATTTTCCCGGAAATCGATGTTGATAAAATGGACCGCGTACGCGGTATGGACATCACCATCGTGACGTCAGCTAAAACGGACGAAGAAGCATACGAACTGCTCAAAGAGTTCGGTATGCCGTTCAAAAAGAAATAATATAACACGAACGATACTAACAGGAGTTTGAACCTTGGCTACGAAAGCATGGGTTGCTAAGACGAAGAAAACACCGAAATTTTCCACACGCACGCGCAATCGTTGCCGCCGCTGCGGCCGTCCGCGCGCTTATATGCGCAAGTTCGGCATTTGCCGTATATGCTTCCGTAATCTTTCGCTCAATGGTGAGATTCCGGGCATTCGTAAAGCTTCGTGGTAATAATAGAGAATTTTTGAGTTTTTATTTTTTATCAAAGGAGACGATCCGATGTCAATGACCGATCCGATCGCGGATTATTTGACGGCGATTCGCAACGCGATACAGGCCAAAAAGAAATTCGTGGATATCAAAGCTTCTAACCTGAAGCGCGATATTACGCAAATCCTGCTTGAACAGGGATATATCAAAGACTACGCTAACTATGATGACGGCGTACAAGGCATCATTCGCATTTTCTTGAAATACGATGAGAAAAACCGCAATGCGATCAATCAGATTGACCGTGCCAGCACGCCGGGCCTCCGGAAGTATGCGGGTGTAGATAAGCTGCCGCGCGTAAAAAGCAATCTCGGCATTGCCATCATGTCCACATCCAAAGGTGTGATGACCAACAAACGCGCCAAAACGGAAAATGTCGGCGGCGAAGTATTGTGTTACGTATCGTAATCTGAACGAAATTTTATTCGCAGGAGTATAAGCAGTGTCACGTATTGGAAAAAAACCGGTAGCGATTCCCGATAAGGTCACAGTGACCGTCAAAGGCTCAGTCGTCACCGTTAAAGGCCCCAAGGGCGAACTGACCAAACAGTTTCACCCTGAAGCGATGGTCGAAGTCAAAGACAAAGAAGTCATCGTTTCGCGTAAAAACAACACCAATTTTCAGCGTGCGTTGCACGGCAGCGTTCGTGCGATCATTGCCGGCATGGTGACGGGCGTATCCGATGGATATGAACGTAAATTGGATATTATCGGCGTCGGTTTTAAAGCCGAAGCGAAAGGCAAAGTAATCCAGTTTAATCTCGGTTTTTCGCACCCGATTCTTTTTGCTCCTCCGACAGGTGTTGAAATTGCGATTCCTACGCCGACCAGCGTAAGCATCAAAGGTATCAATAAAGAATTGGTTGGCCAAGTGGCTCAGAAAATTCGTTCTTTCAAGATGCCGGAACCGTATAAGGGCAAAGGTATTAAATATTCGGATGAAACCATCCGTCGTAAAGCCGGTAAGGCCGCGACCAAGAAGTAATTTTTAAAACTATAAATTGTTAGAAGCACCATGGCGGACAAAAACATAGTCAAAGCGGTAAAAAGACAACGTGTCAAATACCGTATTCGTAAACGCATCATCGGCACGGCGGAAAAACCTCGGTTGTCGGTGTATCGCAGCCTCAATCACATTTACGCTCAGCTTATCAACGATGAAGCCGGTCATACGATCGCACAAGTTTCGTCGAAGAC contains:
- the rpsQ gene encoding 30S ribosomal protein S17 — its product is MSEQAENKTTERNRRKVRIGTVVSDKMSKSIVVAIERKVLHKTYKKYIKKTAKLMAHDEQEQAGIGDIVKVMETRPLSKNKRWRLVEVVKKAD
- the rplN gene encoding 50S ribosomal protein L14 — translated: MIQEFTRLTVADNSGAKKVMCIRVLGGTSKRYAFLGDEIIVSVKDAIPGGTVKKGAVARAVVVRVRKEMRRKDGSYIRFDENAAVLINKDKEPTGTRIFGPVARELREKQFMKIVSLAPEVI
- the rplX gene encoding 50S ribosomal protein L24, which codes for MHIKKNDLVAVISGVHKGKQGKVLKVLTDTGKVIVEGINLRKKHIKPNPKNPQGGIQEKENAIPASKVMLVHGGKPTRTGAKKLEDGSKVRIAKKSGEVIN
- the rplE gene encoding 50S ribosomal protein L5; its protein translation is MAKEAKEKKGKDKAAATGVEIPSGKRAAVGKDYKARLGEEYRKRVVPALMKKFSYKNIMQVPKIEKVVINMGVGMATQEPKLLDAAVNDLLIITGQKPTIRKAKKAISNFKLREGVGIACFVTLRRAAMYEFLDRLINIAVPRIRDFKGVPDKSFDGRGNYTLGVKEQIIFPEIDVDKMDRVRGMDITIVTSAKTDEEAYELLKEFGMPFKKK
- a CDS encoding type Z 30S ribosomal protein S14 codes for the protein MATKAWVAKTKKTPKFSTRTRNRCRRCGRPRAYMRKFGICRICFRNLSLNGEIPGIRKASW
- the rpsH gene encoding 30S ribosomal protein S8 — translated: MSMTDPIADYLTAIRNAIQAKKKFVDIKASNLKRDITQILLEQGYIKDYANYDDGVQGIIRIFLKYDEKNRNAINQIDRASTPGLRKYAGVDKLPRVKSNLGIAIMSTSKGVMTNKRAKTENVGGEVLCYVS
- the rplF gene encoding 50S ribosomal protein L6, translated to MSRIGKKPVAIPDKVTVTVKGSVVTVKGPKGELTKQFHPEAMVEVKDKEVIVSRKNNTNFQRALHGSVRAIIAGMVTGVSDGYERKLDIIGVGFKAEAKGKVIQFNLGFSHPILFAPPTGVEIAIPTPTSVSIKGINKELVGQVAQKIRSFKMPEPYKGKGIKYSDETIRRKAGKAATKK
- a CDS encoding 50S ribosomal protein L18; protein product: MADKNIVKAVKRQRVKYRIRKRIIGTAEKPRLSVYRSLNHIYAQLINDEAGHTIAQVSSKTKGIQKESGKVSLSKAVGMSIAKLAKEKGIEVAVFDRNGYKYHGRIKAVAEGAREAGLKL